A single window of Xylocopilactobacillus apicola DNA harbors:
- a CDS encoding MetQ/NlpA family ABC transporter substrate-binding protein: MKKYQKLLLLVLTFCAALFLVSCGSSKKSESSSEGTKTVKVGIIGSDERVWDAIKPELKKKGIEVKLVQFTTYDQPNQALVSGDIDLNSYQHIFYLNNWNKAHHADLVPIGNTIIAPLAVYSKKIKSIDNLKSGDTISIPNDATNQARALQLLESAKVITLKSGVEIPTPNDVVKNPKKVKITPLDASQTARSLDDVTVAIINNGVALDAKLNPHTAIYTEKITKKSKPWINVLVAQKKDKNNKTYQEVVKAYQTEKVAQKLKEVYQGSSVPAWNYKF; the protein is encoded by the coding sequence ATGAAAAAGTATCAAAAATTGTTATTGCTAGTTTTGACTTTCTGCGCTGCATTATTTTTAGTATCGTGTGGCAGCAGCAAGAAAAGCGAGTCATCGAGTGAGGGGACAAAAACAGTCAAGGTCGGGATTATTGGATCCGACGAACGGGTTTGGGATGCGATTAAGCCGGAGTTAAAGAAAAAGGGCATTGAGGTTAAATTGGTGCAATTTACGACTTACGATCAGCCAAACCAAGCTTTAGTCAGCGGCGATATTGATCTTAATTCTTATCAACATATTTTTTATTTAAATAATTGGAATAAAGCTCACCATGCTGATTTAGTACCAATTGGCAATACAATTATTGCTCCGCTGGCTGTTTATTCTAAGAAAATTAAAAGTATCGATAATTTAAAGAGCGGTGATACGATTTCAATTCCTAACGATGCTACGAATCAAGCACGGGCGCTGCAATTGCTGGAATCGGCAAAAGTTATCACTTTGAAATCAGGAGTTGAAATTCCAACGCCAAATGATGTCGTTAAGAATCCTAAAAAAGTTAAAATTACACCACTCGATGCTTCTCAAACCGCTCGTTCGCTTGATGACGTGACAGTGGCAATAATCAATAATGGCGTCGCACTTGATGCTAAATTGAATCCCCACACTGCTATTTACACTGAAAAAATTACAAAGAAATCTAAGCCTTGGATCAACGTTCTAGTTGCTCAAAAGAAAGACAAAAACAATAAAACGTATCAAGAAGTAGTTAAGGCGTATCAGACTGAAAAAGTTGCTCAAAAATTAAAAGAGGTCTACCAGGGTTCGTCGGTTCCCGCTTGGAATTATAAATTTTAA
- a CDS encoding ArgE/DapE family deacylase, translated as MNKEKKIKVLQDLIKINSENAHEIKVAQYLHDLLSEYQIESEVLPLDGDRANLVAEIGQGEDPRILGFSGHMDTVAVSDTNEWTYDPFSGHIEGDRLYGRGAADMKSGLAAQVIALIEMTEEGKLPAGKIRFLATFAEESGAPGSELLTKQGYSKDLSGLVISEPTSGRVIYAHSGFLNYQVESFGIAAHSSDPSKGVNAISNLLPFLNVEKHFFEYAPEDPILGPVPHSVTIIEGGKQINTIPNYALLRGNIRPTNSFSNEEVISVLNAEVDKINQLPDHQLKLTIINDLLPIGTDPQSEFIQFIKSMAQEGFATNDIELDIMKGGTDASLFIRANPNLPVAIFGADDWNISHQKDEFTTLSSYFHLIDSLKLIGEKYFINVH; from the coding sequence ATGAATAAAGAAAAGAAAATTAAAGTTTTACAAGACTTGATCAAAATCAATTCAGAGAACGCTCACGAAATCAAAGTGGCGCAATACTTACATGATTTATTATCTGAGTACCAAATCGAAAGCGAAGTTCTCCCACTTGACGGGGACCGCGCAAACTTGGTGGCTGAAATTGGTCAAGGTGAAGATCCTCGGATTTTAGGATTTTCAGGCCACATGGATACGGTTGCAGTTAGCGATACCAACGAATGGACCTATGACCCATTTTCTGGTCACATCGAAGGTGATCGGCTTTATGGACGAGGAGCAGCCGACATGAAAAGCGGTCTCGCAGCTCAAGTCATCGCTTTAATCGAAATGACTGAAGAAGGCAAACTTCCGGCCGGAAAAATTCGCTTTTTAGCCACTTTTGCCGAAGAAAGCGGGGCTCCTGGCTCAGAACTTTTAACCAAGCAAGGCTATTCCAAAGATCTTTCAGGCTTAGTTATCTCTGAACCTACCAGTGGTCGGGTAATTTATGCCCATTCAGGATTTTTGAATTATCAAGTCGAAAGCTTTGGCATCGCTGCCCATAGTTCAGATCCAAGCAAGGGAGTTAATGCAATTAGTAACTTGCTGCCTTTTTTAAATGTTGAGAAACACTTCTTTGAATATGCACCCGAAGACCCCATTTTAGGGCCAGTTCCTCACAGTGTAACGATCATTGAAGGCGGCAAACAAATCAACACGATCCCTAATTATGCCCTGCTCCGAGGAAATATTCGGCCAACTAACAGTTTTTCTAACGAAGAAGTGATTTCGGTCTTAAACGCCGAAGTTGATAAAATTAATCAGCTCCCTGATCACCAACTAAAATTAACGATCATCAACGATCTCTTGCCAATTGGCACTGATCCTCAAAGTGAATTTATCCAATTTATTAAATCTATGGCCCAAGAAGGTTTCGCCACTAACGACATTGAACTCGACATCATGAAAGGCGGCACTGACGCCAGTTTATTTATTCGAGCTAACCCTAATTTACCTGTAGCCATTTTTGGAGCTGATGATTGGAATATTTCTCATCAAAAAGATGAATTCACCACATTAAGCAGTTATTTTCATTTAATTGATTCATTGAAGCTGATTGGCGAAAAGTATTTCATCAATGTGCACTAG
- a CDS encoding YebC/PmpR family DNA-binding transcriptional regulator, with protein sequence MSGHSKWHNIQGRKNAQDAKRGKIFQKISKELYVAAKAGGPDPSGNPNLRLVMEKAKQANMPKDNIKRAIDKASGVGGANYEEIVYEGYGPGGVAVLVYALTDNKNRTATEVRMAFNRNGGTMGETGSVSYMFSRKGEIIIPKEDQDLDEDQLTLDALDAGADDIVNEDDYYTIYTDPKSLNEVKESLEKSGYVLSSAEVSMIPNVTTKVPEDKEEKFEHMLDALDDSDDVSDVYTAAE encoded by the coding sequence ATGTCAGGACATTCAAAATGGCACAATATTCAAGGTCGTAAAAACGCTCAAGACGCAAAGAGAGGAAAGATTTTTCAAAAAATATCGAAAGAACTTTATGTTGCGGCAAAGGCTGGAGGACCTGATCCGTCAGGTAATCCTAATTTACGATTGGTTATGGAGAAAGCTAAACAAGCTAACATGCCAAAAGACAATATTAAACGGGCAATTGATAAAGCATCAGGAGTTGGCGGTGCAAATTATGAGGAAATTGTCTATGAAGGATACGGTCCCGGCGGAGTTGCTGTTTTGGTTTATGCTTTAACCGATAACAAAAATCGAACTGCAACCGAAGTTAGAATGGCATTTAATCGTAACGGCGGAACAATGGGGGAAACTGGTTCAGTATCTTACATGTTTTCTCGTAAGGGTGAAATTATTATCCCTAAAGAAGACCAAGATCTCGACGAAGATCAATTGACACTAGATGCTTTAGACGCTGGCGCGGATGATATCGTTAATGAAGATGATTATTATACGATTTATACTGATCCCAAATCTCTTAATGAGGTTAAAGAGAGTTTAGAGAAGTCTGGATACGTTCTTTCAAGTGCAGAAGTAAGCATGATTCCTAACGTTACAACTAAAGTGCCAGAAGACAAAGAAGAAAAATTTGAACACATGCTGGATGCACTTGATGATAGTGATGATGTTTCAGATGTTTATACTGCGGCAGAATAA
- a CDS encoding oligosaccharide flippase family protein, with the protein MEPCYGGTGVLFSVIMFVVAPVLSAGDNRLIPIFRSLSVAILIIPVMSLLRGFTQGFNDMKPSAISLLIEQISALFLS; encoded by the coding sequence ATGGAGCCATGTTATGGTGGCACTGGGGTTTTGTTTAGTGTGATAATGTTTGTTGTTGCACCAGTCCTTTCAGCTGGCGATAATCGATTAATTCCGATTTTTCGCTCGCTTTCTGTTGCAATTTTGATAATTCCGGTTATGAGTCTTTTACGAGGATTTACTCAAGGTTTCAATGATATGAAACCATCAGCCATCTCTCTACTTATTGAGCAAATTTCCGCATTATTTTTATCTTAG
- a CDS encoding polysaccharide biosynthesis C-terminal domain-containing protein — MSAVVCIVEAMFMVLSAIFQASYFNSVAIKYLLFGIGLKLLFQFPCVYFMREKGAIFATGLALLITCLLMFRELVHTFS; from the coding sequence ATTTCAGCAGTTGTTTGTATTGTTGAAGCTATGTTTATGGTATTATCTGCGATTTTTCAGGCTTCATACTTTAATTCAGTTGCAATTAAATATTTATTGTTTGGGATTGGATTAAAACTTTTATTTCAGTTCCCTTGCGTTTATTTTATGCGGGAAAAAGGAGCTATTTTTGCCACGGGACTGGCGCTTTTAATTACGTGTCTGTTAATGTTTAGGGAATTGGTTCATACATTTTCTTAA
- a CDS encoding ComGF family competence protein: protein MKNKLPAFLLIEAVISLFLTCLAVFVISLIISCLKAINQQVKNETTNDYHLAVIQRDIYLGDEVKLQEFSPDQLKFSGVSNGNTVFLERYKNMIRVRSVNGGHMPLLTGIDQLSYQQENNETIKEKVVINGKKFETYIFFETSPAAR, encoded by the coding sequence ATGAAAAATAAATTACCAGCTTTTCTCTTAATTGAAGCGGTTATTTCTCTCTTTTTAACTTGTCTGGCGGTCTTTGTAATATCTTTAATAATCAGCTGTTTAAAGGCCATTAATCAGCAAGTCAAAAATGAAACAACTAACGATTATCATTTGGCAGTAATTCAAAGAGATATTTATTTAGGCGATGAAGTTAAGCTGCAGGAATTTTCACCAGATCAGCTGAAATTTTCTGGCGTATCTAATGGAAATACTGTTTTTTTAGAAAGATATAAAAATATGATCCGAGTTCGTAGTGTCAATGGCGGACATATGCCGCTTTTAACAGGAATTGATCAGTTAAGTTATCAGCAAGAAAACAATGAAACCATTAAGGAAAAAGTTGTAATCAATGGAAAAAAATTTGAAACATATATATTCTTTGAGACGTCACCGGCTGCGCGCTAG
- a CDS encoding methionine ABC transporter ATP-binding protein, whose translation MIQLKDITVDFSNKEKKVRAVDHVSLNVNRGDIFGIVGYSGAGKSTLVRVINLLQRPSAGEVLVNGQDLLSLKEQELRASRKKIGMIFQHFNLMNARTIFNNVAFALKGSDLTKQQKSERVKELLELVGLSDKANNYPSQLSGGQKQRVGIARALANHPDILISDEATSALDPKTTQSILELLNRLNKQLGLTIVLITHQMEAVKQISHQVAVMDQGRIIEEGSVYQIFSEPKTALTKSFINTTTRLDETLAAFDVRNLKAGEKMLQLSYLGESADEPLISSLYQKFQVSANILYGNIEMLQGQPLGNLVVILSGQSEQITQAIDYLKQSKVHVREIEGIDEK comes from the coding sequence ATTATTCAATTAAAAGACATCACTGTTGATTTTTCGAACAAGGAAAAGAAAGTACGGGCGGTTGATCACGTGAGCTTAAACGTTAATCGGGGCGATATTTTTGGAATCGTCGGCTACTCCGGTGCTGGTAAGAGCACTTTGGTACGAGTAATCAACCTGTTGCAGCGCCCAAGTGCGGGAGAAGTTCTGGTAAATGGTCAGGATCTCTTAAGTTTAAAAGAGCAGGAATTGCGCGCTAGCCGGAAAAAAATCGGGATGATTTTTCAACATTTCAATTTAATGAATGCCCGGACAATATTTAATAATGTTGCTTTTGCGCTAAAGGGCAGTGATTTGACCAAGCAGCAAAAATCAGAGCGAGTTAAGGAACTTCTGGAATTGGTTGGACTGAGCGATAAAGCTAATAATTACCCGAGTCAGTTATCTGGCGGCCAAAAGCAAAGGGTAGGAATTGCCCGAGCACTGGCAAATCATCCTGATATCTTGATTTCTGATGAGGCAACGAGTGCGCTGGATCCCAAGACTACTCAGTCGATTTTGGAATTATTGAATCGGTTGAACAAACAACTAGGATTAACGATCGTCTTAATTACGCACCAAATGGAAGCCGTTAAACAAATTAGCCATCAGGTGGCGGTGATGGATCAAGGTCGAATTATTGAAGAAGGTTCTGTTTATCAAATTTTCAGCGAGCCAAAAACTGCGCTCACTAAATCGTTTATTAACACTACAACTCGATTAGATGAGACTTTAGCAGCCTTCGATGTCAGAAATCTTAAGGCAGGGGAGAAGATGCTTCAACTCTCATATCTCGGAGAATCTGCAGATGAGCCATTGATCTCGTCTTTGTATCAGAAATTTCAAGTATCAGCCAATATTCTTTACGGCAACATCGAAATGCTTCAGGGGCAGCCGCTTGGCAATTTAGTGGTTATATTGTCAGGACAGTCAGAACAAATTACGCAAGCAATCGATTATTTAAAGCAATCAAAGGTGCACGTCAGAGAAATTGAAGGGATCGATGAAAAATGA